One segment of Cololabis saira isolate AMF1-May2022 chromosome 9, fColSai1.1, whole genome shotgun sequence DNA contains the following:
- the LOC133451459 gene encoding GTPase IMAP family member 8-like: MAAAAEPGKVLTPQKRSNSYGLLPPNMSELRVVLLGNSWSERSSVTKIILGETQFNVEEELNGCVRVRGRLADRELVLINTPDLLDLHISQHKFTEVIDFVRRSAPGPHVFLLVLDAEGFTEEHKGKLCRVLQLISDQSFDHSLVLVSTPGAQSSGFMEKCLERVPLREIIMQCRCRHMWKNSFQRSELLTMLTQTIQDTREHLSCDVFKEDDGGLTMKPKSEHRGPSLNLVLCGKRGAWKTSAAKAILGRNDLRSVSNSPVCVQNQGEVFGRWVSLVELPALGGKPPEEVMEESFKCVSLCEPEGVHAFVLVLPVAPLTDEDKRELQTIQNTFFSRVNDFIMILFTVDSDRTHPDDVNFVEDNADIQELRQGCGGGSMVLNIKDKQQVQQLLDAIGRIRSEEPRSFTKDMFTRAQMDKLRFQFDLQGEPNLPAVKDPLRIVVVGKAGSGKSSTANSILGKKHFKTRIPPKKPSTTCDKASDQIDGRSITVVNTPALFEAPAADERFQREMRRCFGILAPGPHAILLVMQIGNFTSEERDSLKLLRKCFGKKSQDFTMIVFTRGEALEDDTFESYLRGCDNFVEQLIQDCGGRFHVLNNNDPENQDQVSELLTKVDAMVMEHRGSCCTADVDDDALEDLTRKMEQVLKEKDELKKEKDELKKKEEERERRHERDMKALRAQVQEEKKRRTELLKEKDEGINREREKGKAELEEELRKWKKKEEAARQESRRKLEASEQKLLVEREQREHAEKRLEQIRREEKKERDAWDKERRENWERVNQEVKQNLEEVKQNLEEEKTYHRRLQDEYQRKRRTWMYLLAAFGGLVLAVLLVYVFQRE, encoded by the exons ATGGCAGCCGCGGCTGAACCAG GGAAAGTTCTGACGCCGCAGAAACGGAGCAACAGCTACGGACTCCTGCCTCCAAACA TGTCTGAGCTGAGGGTGGTTCTGCTGGGGAACAGCTGGTCTGAGAGGAGTTCTGTCACCAAAATCATCCTGGGAGAAACCCAGTTCAACGTCGAGGAAGAGCTAAATGGGTGCGTGAGAGTCAGAGGACGGTTGGCGGACAGAGAACTAGTTCTCATCAACACTCCAGACCTGCTGGATCTCCACATCTCTCAACACAAGTTTACAGAGGTTATAGACTTTGTGAGGCGCTCTGCTCCTGGACCTCATGTGTTCCTGCTGGTTCTGGATGCTGAAGGTTTCACGGAGGAGCACAAGGGGAAGCTCTGCAGAGTCCTGCAGCTCATCAGTGATCAGTCATTTGATCATTCACTGGTTCTGGTGTCCACACCTGGTGCACAGAGCTCCGGTTTCATGGAAAAGTGTCTGGAGAGGGTCCCCCTGAGAGAGATCATCATGCAGTGCAGATGCCGACACATGTGGAAGAACAGCTTCCAACGCTCAGAACTGTTGACTATGTTGACTCAAACCATCCAGGACACCAGAGAACATCTAAGCTGTGATGTTTTCAAGGAAGACGATGGAGGTTTGACCATGAAACCCAAGTCTGAACACAGAGGACCCTCTTTAAACCTGGTTCTGTGTGGGAAGAGAGGAGCATGGAAAACCTCGGCAGCCAAGGCCATTTTAGGTCGGAATGACCTTCGTTCAGTCTCCAACTCACCAGTGTGTGTCCAGAATCAAGGGGAGGTGTTTGGACGTTGGGTTTCCCTGGTGGAGCTGCCTGCCTTGGGTGGAAAACCTCCAGAGGAAGTGATGGAGGAATCATTCAAGTGTGTCTCCCTCTGTGAACCTGAGGGTGTCCACGCCTTCGTCCTGGTCCTACCTGTGGCTCCACTCACCGACGAGGACAAGAGGGAGCTGCAGACCATCCAGAACACGTTCTTCTCTCGAGTCAATGACTTTATCATGATTCTGTTCACCGTGGACTCAGATCGCACCCATCCAGATGATGTTAACTTTGTGGAGGACAATGCAGACATCCAGGAGCTCCGTCAGGGCTGTGGGGGGGGCTCCATGGTCCTCAACATCAAGGACAAGCAGCAGGTCCAACAGCTGCTGGATGCTATTGGTCGCATCAGATCTGAAGAGCCCAGATCTTTCACCAAGGACATGTTCACCAGAGCCCAGATGGACAAGCTGAGATTTCAGTTTGATCTCCAAGGTGAGCCAAATCTACCTGCGGTCAAAGATCCTCTCCGAATTGTGGTGGTCGGGAAGGCTGGCAGTGGAAAGAGTTCCACGGCTAACAGCATTCTGggtaaaaaacattttaaaaccaGGATCCCCCCAAAGAAACCCTCAACAACTTGCGATAAAGCCTCGGACCAGATCGATGGACGATCGATCACCGTGGTCAACACCCCCGCCTTGTTCGAGGCCCCTGCGGCTGACGAGCGCTTCCAGCGGGAGATGAGGAGGTGCTTTGGCATTTTGGCGCCGGGTCCTCACGCTATCCTACTGGTGATGCAGATCGGAAACTTCACGTCCGAAGAGAGAGACTCTCTGAAGCTGCTCAGGAAGTGCTTTGGCAAGAAGTCCCAAGATTTCACCATGATCGTGTTCACCAGAGGAGAAGCTCTGGAAGACGACACCTTTGAGAGTTACCTCCGAGGCTGTGACAACTTCGTTGAGCAACTCATTCAGGACTGCGGGGGGAGGTTCCACGTCCTGAATAACAACGACCCcgagaaccaggaccaggtcagCGAGCTGCTGACAAAGGTCGACGCCATGGTGATGGAACACCGGGGCAGCTGCTGCACCGCCGACGTGGACGACGACGCGCTGGAGGACCTCACGAGGAAGATGGAGCAGGTCTTGAAGGAGAAGGACGAACTGAAGAAGGAGAAGGACGAACtgaagaagaaggaggaggagcgCGAGCGAAGGCACGAGAGAGACATGAAAGCGCTGAGAGCACAAGTGCAAGAGGAGAAGAAACGGAGAACGGAGCTGCTGAAGGAAAAAGACGAAGGCATCAACCGGGAGCGCGAGAAGGGAAAGGCGGAGCTCGAGGAAGAGCTGAGGAAGTGGAAGAAGAAGGAGGAAGCGGCACGGCAGGAATCGAGAAGGAAGCTGGAGGCGTCGGAGCAAAAGCTTCTCGTGGAAAGAGAGCAACGGGAGCATGCCGAGAAGAGGCTGGAGCAGATCCGACGAGAGGAGAAGAAAGAGCGGGACGCTTGGGACAAAGAGAGGAGGGAGAACTGGGAGCGAGTGAACCAGGAGGTGAAGCAGAACCTGGAGGAGGTGAAGCAGaacctggaggaggagaagaccTACCACAGGAGGCTGCAGGACGAGTACCAGCGCAAGAGAAGGACCTGGATGTACTTGCTGGCGGCCTTTGGTGGACTCGTGCTTGCGGTCTTACTGGTTTATGTCTTTCAGAGAGAGTGA